A single genomic interval of Pseudochaenichthys georgianus chromosome 3, fPseGeo1.2, whole genome shotgun sequence harbors:
- the fes gene encoding tyrosine-protein kinase Fes/Fps isoform X3 yields MGFGEDLRCPQAHAAVMRLLDSELHLMEVMKKWMGQRAKSEREFSVQLHHMAAMGEKLERPQPGAGQDYISQLNKSWGVLVCQTDVLSQVMKKRSEDLLDGPISKLTLVIRDKQQLRKTYAEQWNLLRQELGKVTQTELERLKSSYRQAVKDAAQAKKKYQEASKDKERDKAKERYVKASVKLHELHNDYVLSVRAAQVYHQHHYSQIQPALLAALQSLQQEMVLILKEILQEYFDISSLLHHEVVQIHREMSSALTAIDPHREYESFIQQNRSVGETPACAEFDCSLLEDTEQLQSREIELNDLTLETVQHKLTAVEEELLNLAQTLGSQQTSVDQLELELDAEHEGVKKGQRVYQFSKRQAMEECRQHVALNQGFKAKLEVQRLLLKEKLEKLGSKDPPSVLKLDQDNSSLSSNSSSFRSPPPSKLLMDGIKNNLSGLFKPKWEVPPAAPPLQEVDRPLEQQDWYHGAIPRLEVQQLLKSDGDFLVRKSQEKQGNVLSVQWEGSCKHFLIQSAD; encoded by the exons ATGGGCTTTGGGGAGGATCTGCGCTGCCCCCAGGCACATGCAGCTGTCATGCGGCTGCTGGACTCAGAGCTTCACCTGATGGAGGTCATGAAGAAGTGGATGGGTCAGCGGGCCAAGAGTGAGCGGGAGTTTTCAGTGCAGCTGCACCACATGGCCGCCATGGGAGAGAAACTGGAGAGGCCTCAGCCCGGAGCGGGACAGGACTACATCAGCCAGCTCAACAAG TCGTGGGGGGTGCTGGTGTGTCAGACGGACGTCCTCAGTCAGGTGATGAAGAAGCGCTCTGAGGATCTGCTCGACGGTCCCATCAGTAAACTCACGCTGGTCATCAGAGACAAACAGCAGCTCCGCAAAACCTACGCAGAGCAGTGGAACCTCCTGAGGCAGGAGCTCGGCAAG GTGACTCAGACAGAGCTGGAGAGGCTGAAGAGCAGCTACAGGCAGGCGGTGAAAGATgcagctcaggctaagaagaaGTACCAGGAGGCCAGTAAAG ATAAAGAGCGAGACAAGGCTAAAGAGCGTTACGTCAAGGCTTCTGTGAAACTCCACGAGCTGCACAATGACTATGTGCTGTCTGTGCGAGCTGCTCAGGTTTACCATCAGCACCACTACAGTCAGATCCAGCCGGCCCTGCTCGCTGCGCTGCAGAGTCTGCAGCAGGAGATGGTGCTCATACT AAAGGAGATCCTGCAGGAATATTTCGacatctcctctctcctccatcATGAAGTGGTGCAGATCCACCGGGAGATGTCTTCTGCTCTTACAGCCATCGATCCTCACAGAGAATACGAGAGCTTCATCCAACAGAACAG ATCTGTAGGGGAGACTCCTGCGTGTGCAGAGTTTGACTGTAGTCTCCTGGAGGACACTGAGCAGCTACAATCCAGAGAGATTGAACTAAACGACCTCACGCTTGAGACAGTTCAGCACAA ACTGACTGCGGTAGAAGAGGAGCTGCTGAACTTGGCTCAGACTCTGGGCTCGCAGCAGACCTCGGTGGATCAGCTAGAGCTGGAGCTGGACGCAGAGCACGAAGGTGTGAAAAAGGGCCAGAG GGTCTACCAGTTCAGCAAGAGGCAAGCGATGGAGGAGTGCCGGCAGCATGTTGCTCTGAATCAGGGCTTTAAAGCCAAACTGGAGGTTCAGAGGCTTCTTTTGAAGGAGAAACTGGAAAAGCTGGGCTCCAAAGATCCTCCCTCTgttctgaagctcgaccaagaCAACAGCTCACTTTCTTCAAACTCAAGCAGC TTCCGCAGCCCACCTCCTTCCAAACTCCTCATGGATGGGATAAAAAACAATCTAAGTGGCCTGTTTAAACCCAAGTGGGAG GTGCCTCCAGCCGCCCCCCCGCTGCAGGAGGTGGATCGCCCTCTGGAGCAGCAAGACTGGTACCATGGAGCGATCCCCCGACTCGAGGTCCAGCAGCTGCTGAAGAGTGACGGAGACTTCCTGGTGAGGAAGAGTCAAGAGAAACAGGGAAATGTGCTCTCTGTGCAATGGGAAGGGTCCTGCAAGCATTTCCTCATCCAGAGCGCAGAT TAG
- the fes gene encoding tyrosine-protein kinase Fes/Fps isoform X1, with amino-acid sequence MGFGEDLRCPQAHAAVMRLLDSELHLMEVMKKWMGQRAKSEREFSVQLHHMAAMGEKLERPQPGAGQDYISQLNKSWGVLVCQTDVLSQVMKKRSEDLLDGPISKLTLVIRDKQQLRKTYAEQWNLLRQELGKVTQTELERLKSSYRQAVKDAAQAKKKYQEASKDKERDKAKERYVKASVKLHELHNDYVLSVRAAQVYHQHHYSQIQPALLAALQSLQQEMVLILKEILQEYFDISSLLHHEVVQIHREMSSALTAIDPHREYESFIQQNRSVGETPACAEFDCSLLEDTEQLQSREIELNDLTLETVQHKLTAVEEELLNLAQTLGSQQTSVDQLELELDAEHEGVKKGQRVYQFSKRQAMEECRQHVALNQGFKAKLEVQRLLLKEKLEKLGSKDPPSVLKLDQDNSSLSSNSSSFRSPPPSKLLMDGIKNNLSGLFKPKWEVPPAAPPLQEVDRPLEQQDWYHGAIPRLEVQQLLKSDGDFLVRKSQEKQGNVLSVQWEGSCKHFLIQSADNMYRLDGESFPSIPLLIHHLLSSRQQVTKRSDTVLKKPVLKDKWVLEHDDIILGPLIGRGNFGEVYSGCLRSNNTPVAVKSCKENLAPEHKSKFLMEARILKQYDHPNIVKLIGVCTQQQPIYIIMELIQGGDFLSVLRHGSHSLKPKILVKMTENVASGMEFLESKKCIHRDLAARNCLVAEHNVVKISDFGMSRQQDDGVYSAEGGLRQIPVKWTAPEALNYGRYTTESDVWSFGVLLWEVFSLGMTPYTSMSNQQTRDEVEKGCVSGYRMPAPHNCPVEISRIMTSCWQYDPGNRSSFKKLRAELGAIYNKIM; translated from the exons ATGGGCTTTGGGGAGGATCTGCGCTGCCCCCAGGCACATGCAGCTGTCATGCGGCTGCTGGACTCAGAGCTTCACCTGATGGAGGTCATGAAGAAGTGGATGGGTCAGCGGGCCAAGAGTGAGCGGGAGTTTTCAGTGCAGCTGCACCACATGGCCGCCATGGGAGAGAAACTGGAGAGGCCTCAGCCCGGAGCGGGACAGGACTACATCAGCCAGCTCAACAAG TCGTGGGGGGTGCTGGTGTGTCAGACGGACGTCCTCAGTCAGGTGATGAAGAAGCGCTCTGAGGATCTGCTCGACGGTCCCATCAGTAAACTCACGCTGGTCATCAGAGACAAACAGCAGCTCCGCAAAACCTACGCAGAGCAGTGGAACCTCCTGAGGCAGGAGCTCGGCAAG GTGACTCAGACAGAGCTGGAGAGGCTGAAGAGCAGCTACAGGCAGGCGGTGAAAGATgcagctcaggctaagaagaaGTACCAGGAGGCCAGTAAAG ATAAAGAGCGAGACAAGGCTAAAGAGCGTTACGTCAAGGCTTCTGTGAAACTCCACGAGCTGCACAATGACTATGTGCTGTCTGTGCGAGCTGCTCAGGTTTACCATCAGCACCACTACAGTCAGATCCAGCCGGCCCTGCTCGCTGCGCTGCAGAGTCTGCAGCAGGAGATGGTGCTCATACT AAAGGAGATCCTGCAGGAATATTTCGacatctcctctctcctccatcATGAAGTGGTGCAGATCCACCGGGAGATGTCTTCTGCTCTTACAGCCATCGATCCTCACAGAGAATACGAGAGCTTCATCCAACAGAACAG ATCTGTAGGGGAGACTCCTGCGTGTGCAGAGTTTGACTGTAGTCTCCTGGAGGACACTGAGCAGCTACAATCCAGAGAGATTGAACTAAACGACCTCACGCTTGAGACAGTTCAGCACAA ACTGACTGCGGTAGAAGAGGAGCTGCTGAACTTGGCTCAGACTCTGGGCTCGCAGCAGACCTCGGTGGATCAGCTAGAGCTGGAGCTGGACGCAGAGCACGAAGGTGTGAAAAAGGGCCAGAG GGTCTACCAGTTCAGCAAGAGGCAAGCGATGGAGGAGTGCCGGCAGCATGTTGCTCTGAATCAGGGCTTTAAAGCCAAACTGGAGGTTCAGAGGCTTCTTTTGAAGGAGAAACTGGAAAAGCTGGGCTCCAAAGATCCTCCCTCTgttctgaagctcgaccaagaCAACAGCTCACTTTCTTCAAACTCAAGCAGC TTCCGCAGCCCACCTCCTTCCAAACTCCTCATGGATGGGATAAAAAACAATCTAAGTGGCCTGTTTAAACCCAAGTGGGAG GTGCCTCCAGCCGCCCCCCCGCTGCAGGAGGTGGATCGCCCTCTGGAGCAGCAAGACTGGTACCATGGAGCGATCCCCCGACTCGAGGTCCAGCAGCTGCTGAAGAGTGACGGAGACTTCCTGGTGAGGAAGAGTCAAGAGAAACAGGGAAATGTGCTCTCTGTGCAATGGGAAGGGTCCTGCAAGCATTTCCTCATCCAGAGCGCAGAT AATATGTACCGTCTGGATGGAGAGAGCTTCCCCAGCATCCCACTGCTGATCCATCATCTGCTCTCCTCACGACAACAAGTCACCAAGAGGTCTGATACTGTGCTGAAGAAACCTGTGCTCAAG GACAAGTGGGTCCTGGAACATGATGATATTATCTTGGGTCCCCTCATCGGACGG GGTAACTTTGGAGAAGTGTACAGTGGCTGTTTACGCTCCAATAATACTCCTGTAGCCGTGAAATCCTGCAAAGAGAACCTGGCCCCGGAGCACAAGAGTAAGTTCCTGATGGAAGCCAg GATCCTGAAGCAGTATGACCATCCTAACATTGTGAAGCTGATAGGAGTTTGCACTCAGCAGCAGCCCATCTACATCATCATGGAGCTCATTCAAG GTGGTGACTTTCTTTCCGTATTACGGCATGGGAGTCACAGTCTGAAGCCGAAGATTTTGGTCAAAATGACAGAAAATGTTGCATCTGGTATGGAGTTCCTGGAGAGCAAGAAGTGTATTCACAG GGACCTGGCTGCAAGAAACTGTCTGGTTGCAGAGCACAACGTGGTGAAGATCAGCGACTTTGGGATGTCCCGTCAGCAAGACGACGGTGTCTATTCTGCAGAGGGCGGCCTCAGACAGATCCCTGTcaaatggacggctcctgaggCACTGAACTACG GTCGTTATACCACAGAGAGTGATGTGTGGAGCTTTGGGGTCTTACTGTGGGAGGTCTTCTCCCTGGGAATGACGCCCTACACGAGCATGAGCAACCAACAAACACGAGACGAGGTGGAGAAAG GATGTGTTTCAGGATACCGGATGCCTGCTCCACACAACTGCCCCGTGGAAATCTCAAGGATTATGACCAGCTGCTGGCAGTACGATCCCGGAAATAGATCTTCTTTCAAGAAACTTCGGGCTGAGCTCGGTGCCATATATAACAAAATTATGTAA
- the fes gene encoding tyrosine-protein kinase Fes/Fps isoform X2 — protein sequence MGFGEDLRCPQAHAAVMRLLDSELHLMEVMKKWMGQRAKSEREFSVQLHHMAAMGEKLERPQPGAGQDYISQLNKSWGVLVCQTDVLSQVMKKRSEDLLDGPISKLTLVIRDKQQLRKTYAEQWNLLRQELGKVTQTELERLKSSYRQAVKDAAQAKKKYQEASKDKERDKAKERYVKASVKLHELHNDYVLSVRAAQVYHQHHYSQIQPALLAALQSLQQEMVLILKEILQEYFDISSLLHHEVVQIHREMSSALTAIDPHREYESFIQQNRSVGETPACAEFDCSLLEDTEQLQSREIELNDLTLETVQHKLTAVEEELLNLAQTLGSQQTSVDQLELELDAEHEGVKKGQRVYQFSKRQAMEECRQHVALNQGFKAKLEVQRLLLKEKLEKLGSKDPPSVLKLDQDNSSLSSNSSSFRSPPPSKLLMDGIKNNLSGLFKPKWEVPPAAPPLQEVDRPLEQQDWYHGAIPRLEVQQLLKSDGDFLVRKSQEKQGNVLSVQWEGSCKHFLIQSADNMYRLDGESFPSIPLLIHHLLSSRQQVTKRSDTVLKKPVLKDKWVLEHDDIILGPLIGRGNFGEVYSGCLRSNNTPVAVKSCKENLAPEHKSKFLMEARILKQYDHPNIVKLIGVCTQQQPIYIIMELIQGGDFLSVLRHGSHSLKPKILVKMTENVASGMEFLESKKCIHRDLAARNCLVAEHNVVKISDFGMSRQQDDGVYSAEGGLRQIPVKWTAPEALNYGRYTTESDVWSFGVLLWEVFSLGMTPYTSMSNQQTRDEVEKGYRMPAPHNCPVEISRIMTSCWQYDPGNRSSFKKLRAELGAIYNKIM from the exons ATGGGCTTTGGGGAGGATCTGCGCTGCCCCCAGGCACATGCAGCTGTCATGCGGCTGCTGGACTCAGAGCTTCACCTGATGGAGGTCATGAAGAAGTGGATGGGTCAGCGGGCCAAGAGTGAGCGGGAGTTTTCAGTGCAGCTGCACCACATGGCCGCCATGGGAGAGAAACTGGAGAGGCCTCAGCCCGGAGCGGGACAGGACTACATCAGCCAGCTCAACAAG TCGTGGGGGGTGCTGGTGTGTCAGACGGACGTCCTCAGTCAGGTGATGAAGAAGCGCTCTGAGGATCTGCTCGACGGTCCCATCAGTAAACTCACGCTGGTCATCAGAGACAAACAGCAGCTCCGCAAAACCTACGCAGAGCAGTGGAACCTCCTGAGGCAGGAGCTCGGCAAG GTGACTCAGACAGAGCTGGAGAGGCTGAAGAGCAGCTACAGGCAGGCGGTGAAAGATgcagctcaggctaagaagaaGTACCAGGAGGCCAGTAAAG ATAAAGAGCGAGACAAGGCTAAAGAGCGTTACGTCAAGGCTTCTGTGAAACTCCACGAGCTGCACAATGACTATGTGCTGTCTGTGCGAGCTGCTCAGGTTTACCATCAGCACCACTACAGTCAGATCCAGCCGGCCCTGCTCGCTGCGCTGCAGAGTCTGCAGCAGGAGATGGTGCTCATACT AAAGGAGATCCTGCAGGAATATTTCGacatctcctctctcctccatcATGAAGTGGTGCAGATCCACCGGGAGATGTCTTCTGCTCTTACAGCCATCGATCCTCACAGAGAATACGAGAGCTTCATCCAACAGAACAG ATCTGTAGGGGAGACTCCTGCGTGTGCAGAGTTTGACTGTAGTCTCCTGGAGGACACTGAGCAGCTACAATCCAGAGAGATTGAACTAAACGACCTCACGCTTGAGACAGTTCAGCACAA ACTGACTGCGGTAGAAGAGGAGCTGCTGAACTTGGCTCAGACTCTGGGCTCGCAGCAGACCTCGGTGGATCAGCTAGAGCTGGAGCTGGACGCAGAGCACGAAGGTGTGAAAAAGGGCCAGAG GGTCTACCAGTTCAGCAAGAGGCAAGCGATGGAGGAGTGCCGGCAGCATGTTGCTCTGAATCAGGGCTTTAAAGCCAAACTGGAGGTTCAGAGGCTTCTTTTGAAGGAGAAACTGGAAAAGCTGGGCTCCAAAGATCCTCCCTCTgttctgaagctcgaccaagaCAACAGCTCACTTTCTTCAAACTCAAGCAGC TTCCGCAGCCCACCTCCTTCCAAACTCCTCATGGATGGGATAAAAAACAATCTAAGTGGCCTGTTTAAACCCAAGTGGGAG GTGCCTCCAGCCGCCCCCCCGCTGCAGGAGGTGGATCGCCCTCTGGAGCAGCAAGACTGGTACCATGGAGCGATCCCCCGACTCGAGGTCCAGCAGCTGCTGAAGAGTGACGGAGACTTCCTGGTGAGGAAGAGTCAAGAGAAACAGGGAAATGTGCTCTCTGTGCAATGGGAAGGGTCCTGCAAGCATTTCCTCATCCAGAGCGCAGAT AATATGTACCGTCTGGATGGAGAGAGCTTCCCCAGCATCCCACTGCTGATCCATCATCTGCTCTCCTCACGACAACAAGTCACCAAGAGGTCTGATACTGTGCTGAAGAAACCTGTGCTCAAG GACAAGTGGGTCCTGGAACATGATGATATTATCTTGGGTCCCCTCATCGGACGG GGTAACTTTGGAGAAGTGTACAGTGGCTGTTTACGCTCCAATAATACTCCTGTAGCCGTGAAATCCTGCAAAGAGAACCTGGCCCCGGAGCACAAGAGTAAGTTCCTGATGGAAGCCAg GATCCTGAAGCAGTATGACCATCCTAACATTGTGAAGCTGATAGGAGTTTGCACTCAGCAGCAGCCCATCTACATCATCATGGAGCTCATTCAAG GTGGTGACTTTCTTTCCGTATTACGGCATGGGAGTCACAGTCTGAAGCCGAAGATTTTGGTCAAAATGACAGAAAATGTTGCATCTGGTATGGAGTTCCTGGAGAGCAAGAAGTGTATTCACAG GGACCTGGCTGCAAGAAACTGTCTGGTTGCAGAGCACAACGTGGTGAAGATCAGCGACTTTGGGATGTCCCGTCAGCAAGACGACGGTGTCTATTCTGCAGAGGGCGGCCTCAGACAGATCCCTGTcaaatggacggctcctgaggCACTGAACTACG GTCGTTATACCACAGAGAGTGATGTGTGGAGCTTTGGGGTCTTACTGTGGGAGGTCTTCTCCCTGGGAATGACGCCCTACACGAGCATGAGCAACCAACAAACACGAGACGAGGTGGAGAAAG GATACCGGATGCCTGCTCCACACAACTGCCCCGTGGAAATCTCAAGGATTATGACCAGCTGCTGGCAGTACGATCCCGGAAATAGATCTTCTTTCAAGAAACTTCGGGCTGAGCTCGGTGCCATATATAACAAAATTATGTAA